Proteins encoded by one window of Elaeis guineensis isolate ETL-2024a chromosome 12, EG11, whole genome shotgun sequence:
- the LOC105055320 gene encoding putative UPF0496 protein 2: MLTAPSDESPETRHTNPIKSIHSTVKEEYLGAFRTKSFTDMCIQIQKHLNTTNSNGKLKNQDYTHLLEPKQEVLSSIIHRTTHLPSLLLDYFDASLHACNFCGSLIESIHQARADHRILRGVLDLATAGHRTEDQHHSMASNLVLFSRLDNPFSGPNPTKFQRIHEAYGLMARQLVSAHGKVVQRPRCMNLPCGVIAMVENFVGEDGSVARKGAQLDAAARLAFALDWDFDTMSRMVRRLHDEVEHGRDVIRLFMEDGDMEGGWMVLREVVRELQVSERCFMNQLVELEEHVCLCFLNINRARRMVLEEMVVHQ; this comes from the coding sequence ATGCTGACCGCGCCTTCAGATGAATCACCAGAAACTCGCCATACCAACCCAATCAAGAGCATCCACTCAACCGTGAAAGAGGAGTACTTGGGAGCCTTCAGGACCAAGTCCTTCACGGACATGTGTATCCAAATCCAAAAGCACCTCAACACCACCAATTCCAACGGGAAACTAAAAAACCAAGACTACACACACCTTCTGGAACCCAAGCAAGAAGTCCTATCCTCCATCATCCACCGCACCACCCACCTCCCCTCCCTCCTCCTCGACTACTTCGACGCCAGCCTCCACGCCTGCAACTTCTGCGGCTCCCTCATCGAATCCATCCATCAAGCCCGCGCCGACCACCGCATCCTCCGAGGAGTCCTTGACCTCGCCACCGCCGGCCACCGCACCGAGGACCAGCACCACTCCATGGCATCCAACCTCGTGCTCTTCTCCAGGCTCGACAACCCCTTCTCGGGACCCAATCCTACTAAATTCCAAAGAATCCACGAAGCATATGGCCTGATGGCGAGGCAGCTGGTGTCGGCCCACGGGAAGGTCGTGCAGCGTCCGAGGTGTATGAACTTGCCATGCGGTGTCATCGCCATGGTGGAGAATTTTGTGGGAGAGGATGGATCGGTGGCTCGGAAGGGAGCTCAGCTCGACGCAGCGGCGCGACTGGCGTTCGCACTCGACTGGGACTTCGACACCATGAGCAGGATGGTGAGGAGGCTGCATGATGAGGTGGAGCATGGGAGGGATGTGATCAGGTTGTTCATGGAGGATGGAGACATGGAAGGAGGATGGATGGTGCTAAGAGAGGTGGTGAGGGAGCTGCAGGTCAGTGAGCGTTGCTTTATGAATCAGTTGGTAGAGTTGGAGGAGCATGTCTGCTTGTGCTTCCTTAACATTAATAGGGCGAGGAGGATGGTGTTGGAGGAGATGGTTGTTCACCAATGA
- the LOC105055127 gene encoding expansin-A11, translated as MEMGATFGLLIMLSMSCMLFIVEGLTSSGWIKGSATFYGGSDASGTMGGACGYGNLYSTGYGIRTAALSTALFNDGAACGQCYKIMCDHQTDTQWCKRGVSVTITATNFCPPNYALPNDDGGWCNPPRQHFDMAQPAWEKIGIYRGGIVPVIYQRVACKKHGGVRFTVNGRDYFELVLVSNVAGAGSIQSMAVKGSKTGWLSMSRNWGANWQSNAYLNGQSLSFRVTTTDGQSLVFPDIVPSNWQFGQTFSSRLQFKL; from the exons ATGGAGATGGGTGCCACCTTTGGGCTTCTAATCATGCTGTCAATGAGCTGCATGCTGTTCATTGTTGAGGGCTTGACATCCTCTGGGTGGATCAAGGGCTCGGCGACATTTTATGGGGGAAGCGATGCGTCGGGAACTATGG GTGGAGCATGCGGCTATGGTAACCTGTACTCTACGGGGTATGGGATTAGAACAGCCGCTTTGAGCACAGCCTTGTTCAATGATGGGGCTGCGTGCGGGCAGTGCTACAAGATCATGTGTGATCACCAGACGGACACTCAATGGTGCAAAAGAGGTGTGTCGGTGACCATCACCGCCACCAACTTCTGCCCTCCAAACTATGCACTTCCCAATGATGACGGTGGATGGTGCAACCCACCTCGCCAGCATTTCGACATGGCCCAGCCTGCATGGGAGAAGATTGGGATCTACCGTGGTGGGATCGTGCCGGTGATTTACCAGAG GGTTGCATGCAAGAAGCATGGAGGAGTAAGGTTCACCGTCAATGGAAGGGACTACTTCGAACTTGTCCTCGTGTCGAATGTTGCAGGCGCCGGATCAATCCAGTCGATGGCCGTCAAAGGTTCCAAAACTGGCTGGCTGTCGATGTCCAGAAACTGGGGTGCAAACTGGCAATCCAATGCCTATCTCAATGGCCAGTCCCTCTCCTTCAGAGTCACAACAACTGATGGCCAGTCCTTGGTCTTTCCTGACATTGTTCCCTCAAATTGGCAATTTGGTCAGACCTTCTCTAGCCGGTTGCAGTTCAAGCTCTAA